The proteins below come from a single Drosophila kikkawai strain 14028-0561.14 chromosome 3R, DkikHiC1v2, whole genome shotgun sequence genomic window:
- the LOC108084931 gene encoding uncharacterized protein: protein MGCLGLRKTASLYPAVPQDIMDTLRRTTTLSRSQIRYLYNRFCAFAGGGKDPPKRLHKYNFYSGLLHMNPLLPTILNCMFRDKETITFLDFALFLSTFQAHSLRTTDELKNAIKDKKLKMLFNMYDHNKDGRITKYDLVIVVHKLFSNLLDHVQIMRIVDSMMKEMDHSDSNHILFPDFCKAFEVFDMTESMVTWIPGLHGRTVDDSHHTLSQ, encoded by the exons ATGGGATGCTTGGGATTGAGGAAAACCGCATCGCTGTATCCCGCAGTGCCACAGGACATTATGGATACTCTAAGGAGGACAACTACAT TGAGTCGCAGTCAAATAAGGTACCTGTACAATCGCTTCTGCGCTTTCGCTGGCGGTGGTAAGGATCCGCCCAAAAGGCTGCACAAGTACAATTTCTATTCGGGGCTTTTGCATATGAATCCCCTGCTGCCCACCATCCTGAATTGCATGTTTAGGGACAAGGAGACAATTACGTTTCTGGACTTCGCCCTGTTCCTTAGCACCTTTCAGGCCCACTCGCTCAGGACCACCGATGAGCTCAAGAATGCCATTAAAGATAAGAAACTGAAGA TGCTCTTCAACATGTACGATCACAACAAAGACGGTCGCATCACCAAGTACGATTTGGTGATAGTTGTCCACAAACTATTCTCGAATCTGCTGGACCACGTCCAGATAATGCGGATTGTGGACTCGATGATGAAGGAAATGGATCACTCGGACTCGAACCATATACTCTTCCCCGACTTCTGCAAGGCCTTCGAGGTCTTTGACATGACTGAGAGTATGGTCACCTGGATACCCGGGCTCCACGGTAGAACCGTCGATGATTCGCACCACACATTAAGCCAGTAG